TGCCTATAACTGTAATCATGGTTAATCCCAAAATAAAGATAAGAATCATAGCCCGAAATTGTTTCAAGTTCGATTTTTTGCCTGTTTTCTCTATCAGATTTTCACCTCCTCTTTTTAATGGTTTTCATAATATGCTCCTGGTTTATATTATTTTGGATTTAAATCCCGTAATTTGAAAGAAATAACCTTATAAACCCTCCAGAATATGTAACTGATTACTTACATGAGGGGTGCTGTAAAATCCTGCTATTTCTGAAAGTTATTGATATTCACTCCCCCTTATTAGATCCAATTTTCTGATTCTCGTGGAGAGTAGTTGATCTAATACAGTCATTTTAATGGTTTTATTAGACTGCCAGAAGAATTTTAAGAACTAATTATCTAATGGAATATTTGAATAAAGATTTTTTACATAAGCCATAGAAAGGTTATATAGAACCAAAATAGAACCATTATTAACTATACTTTAGTTTTATTTATCACAACTTACAGTCGGAGTGGAAGAATGAACTGGACTGAAGACTTAAAAAGAAAAATTAATGATAGATCAGTTGTTGTAGGAATTATAGGATTAGGTTATGTTGGCTTACCTCTGGCAGTAGCATTTTCCCGAAAATATGAGGTTGTGGGCTTCGATAAAAATGAAGATAAAATAAAGTTATTAGAAGAAAATAAATCGTATATAGAAGATATTCAAGATTCTGAGATTAATCTAGAAAAGTTACATCCAACAACGAGTTATGAAGAGTTAACACGTTGCGATTTTATAATAATTACTGTTCCCACACCATTAAGAGCAGATAAGAGTCCTGATCTTTCATATATAGAAATGGCGGGCAAAAGTATTGGTGAAATGCTGAAAAGGGGACAATTCATCATCTTAAAAAGCACTACTTTCCCTGGAACAACAGAGGAATACTTAATACCCATTCTTGAAGAAAAAAGTGGTTTAAAATCTATCAAGGATTTTGGAGTTGCTTACTCACCGGAAAGAGTAGATCCTGGGAATAAAAAATACAAAATCGAAAACACGCCCAATGTCGTGGGGGGTTTGACTCCTGAATTCACAGAAATCTGTGCAATGTTATATGAAGACATTACTGAAAAAATAGTTAAAGTTCAAGATTGTAAAACCGCTGAAGCAGTTAAAATGATTGAAAACATTTTCAGGAATGTGAATATAGCATTGGTTAATGAACTAGCGTTAATTTTCGATAAAATGGACATTGACATTTGGGAAGCTATAGATGCGGCTAAAACCAAGCCTTATGGATTCATGCCATTTTACCCTGGACCTGGTGTTGGTGGACACTGCATACCTCTTGATCCTTATTATCTTTCGTATCGTGCTAAGCAGTTTGGAATCATCCCCCGGTTTATAGAAACCGCAGGAGAAATCAATGATTTTATGCCCATCCACACTGTAAATTTAGCAAAGAGAGGGCTAAAAAGAATGGGAAAACCAATAAGAGGTTCAAAAATTCTAATACTTGGACTCGCCTATAAGGGGAATATTAGTGATACACGAGAATCACCGGCAGCAAATGTAATTGAAGAATTGAAAGAGAGGGGTGCGGAATTGAAAGTCCATGATCCTTATGCAAAATGCATAAAAACAAGGTTCGGTCACTTTTATTCCGAAGATCTCAAAGAATCTATTAAATGGGCAGAATGTGCAATAATTGTAACCAATCATCAAGATTATATTAAACTCAAATATCTCGAAGATAAATACGATCAAGGTAACATATTAATTATTGATTCACGTAATATTTTTCAACAAAATCGTGAAATGAATTTAGAAAACTTTTATAATTTATAATGGGGAGTTCAATGAAAAACATTGCTATTATTGGAAGTGGTTACTGGGGCAAGAATTTAGTTAGAAATTTTTTTGAATTGGATGCCCTCAAGACTATCTGTGATTTAGATGAAGTTACTTTAAAAGAATTTCAAGATAAATATTCAGGTATACATGTCACAACTTCTTTTCAGGAAGTTTTAGACGATGAAAAGATTAAAGGTGTTGTCATTGCAACACCGGCTATTTTACACTATAAAATGGCTAAAAAGGCATTGGAATGTGGAAAAGATGTTTTTGTAGAAAAGCCATTATCCTTAGACTTATCAGATGCCAAAGATCTCATAGAAATATCTGAAAAAAAAGGCAATATACTAATGGTTGGGCATATTTTACATTATCACCCAGCAGTGGTAAAACTTAAAGAATTAGTACAAAAGGGTTACCTTGGAAAAATTCAGTACATTTATTCTAACCGATTGAATTTGGGTAAGTTTAGAACAGAAGAAAATATCCTCTGGAGTTTTGCGCCTCATGATGTTTCTGTCATTTTAATGTTACTGAATGAAATGCCTAAACATATCTCTTCACACGCCGGGACTTACCTAAATAAAGATGTAGCTGATGTTACTCTTACAACTATGGAATTTTCAAGTGGAGTTAAATCACATATCTTTGTTAGTTGGCTCCATCCTTACAAAGAACAAAGATTAGTAGTTGTGGGAAGTGAACGTATGGCTGTCTTCAACGATATGGTTGATGATAAACTTCTAATTTATCCACACGAAATAGAATGGGTGGATAGAGTGCCGGTTCCAGTTTTAAAAGATCCTGAACCAGTGCCAATTGGATCAGAAGAACCACTAAAAGAAGAATGTAAACATTTTCTTAACTGTATAAAAACGCGGGAAAAACCAAAAACTGATGGAAAAGAGGGGTATAATGTCCTTCAAGTACTCCAATCATCCCAAAAATCATTGGAAAATAATGCAGAAAATGTTTCATTGGATACTAAAGATTACTTTGTTCATGAAAGTTCATTTATTGATGATTCCTGTGAAATCGGGCATGGAACTAAAATTTGGCACTTTTCACATGTTTTAACTGGTTCTAAAACTGGTAAAAACTGTAATATAGGTCAAAATGTTATGATAGGACCTGATGTTACTATTGGAAATAATGTTAAAGTGCAAAACAATGTTTCAATTTATAAAGGAGTGGAAATTGAAGACGACGTATTTTTAGGACCTTCTATGGTATTCAGTAATGTAATTAATCCCCGAAGTTTCATTTCTCGTAAAGATGAATTTAAAGAGACGATAGTGAAAAAAGGTGCAACTATCGGTGCTAATGCTACCATTGTATGCGGTAACAATATAGGCAAATATGCTTTAGTTGGTGCTGGTGCTGTGGTAACCACTGCTGTTCCAGATTATGCTATTATGGTAGGAAATCCCGCGAAAATATCAAATTGGATATGTGAATGTGGATTAAAACTCAAATTTGAAGATGATAATATTGCAGAATGCAGTTGCCAGAAAAAATATAGAAAAGAAGATAATAAGGTTGTAAAGCTATGAATATTCCATTCCTTGATTTAAAAAGACAATATCTGCCCATTAAAGAAGAAATAGATGAAGCAATACAAAGGGTGGTTGATTCTCAAAATTTCATCTTAGGCAGTGAGGTGAAAAACTTTGAAGAAAATTTGGCGAAATATTGTGGCGCTGAGCATGCTATTGGAGTTGCAAGCGGTACCGATGCGCTCTTGATCTCACTTAAAGCACATGGAGTCTCTGGTGATGTGATAACCTCACCATTCACTTTCTTTGCCACTGCTGGTGCAATAAATAACGCCGGGGCTAATCCTCAATTTGCTGATATTAATCCAGAAAGTTTCAACCTTGATCCTGAAGATTTGGAAAGAAAAATTAAGGAAAATGAGAAAATAACTGCCATTATTCCAGTTCACCTCTATGGACAACCTGCAGATATGGAACCAATCATGGAAATAGCTGAAGATCACGATCTAATAATAATAGAAGATGCAGCACAATCCATAGGAGCACAATACCATGGGAAAAAAATTGGATCAATGAATACCACATGTTTCAGTTTTTTCCCTGCTAAAAATTTAGGATGCTACGGGGATGGAGGTATTATCACTACTAATGATGATGAACTAGCCGATAAAATACGTACTCTAAGAGTTCATGGTTCTAAGCCCAAATATTACCATCATATAATTGGATATAACAGCAGATTAGATTCCATTCAAGCAGCTATTCTAAGTGTTAAATTGAAATATATTGATAAATGGAATGATATGCGAATATCTAATGCAAAATTCTATAATAAATACTTGAAAGATGTTGATGGATTGAAAGTCCCGGAAGTCAACTCTCAAAACAAGCACGTATTCAATCAATATACACTAAGAGTATCTAATGGCCTTCGAGACGATCTTCAAAAGTTTTTGGCCAAAAAAGATATCAGTAATGCAATATATTACCCATTATCCCTTCATCTACAACCTTGTTTTTCTCACTTAGGATATGGTAAGGGCAGTTTTCCTAATTCGGAATTAGCATCTAAAGAAGTTTTTTCAATCCCAGTCTATCCAGAAATAAGCAATAACGAATTAGAATATGTTATCAGTCAAACACTAGAATTTTTCAAAGAAGGGATATAATGAAGATTATTACAGTTTTAGGTGCGAGACCTCAATTTATTAAAGCTGCTTTGCTATCAAAAGAGCTTAGAAAAAAAAATGAAGAAATTCTTATCCATACGGGACAACACTATGATAAAGAAATGTCAGATGTATTTTTTGAAGAAATGGATATTCCTAAGCCTGATTACAATTTAGGAATTGGTTCTGATACTCATGCCATTCAAACTGCTAAAATAATGATAGCTTTAGAAAAATTATTCGTTTCCGAAAAACCTAACTTAGTTCTAGTTTATGGTGACACTAATTCAACATTAGCTGCAGCTCTCACAGCTTCTAAACTAAAATTACCCTTGGCTCATGTTGAAGCAGGGCCTAGAATGTTTGATAAAACAGTTCCTGAAGAAATTAATCGTGTTATAACAGATCATATTTCAACCCTCCTCTTCGCCCCAACAACAATTTCAATGGACAATCTTCATAAAGAAGGGTTGAATGAAGGTGTCTATCGCACTGGAGATGTTATGTTAGACAATTTCCTATATTTTTCAAAAATAGCAGAAAAGCGTTTAAATATTATGGAAAACTTAAATTTGTCCAAAAATGATTATATTTTATCGACCGTTCACCGAGCAAGGAATACGGATGATGCGGATAATTTAAAAAATATATGTAAAGCATTTTTAGAATTATCAAAGGAATATAAAATAGTTTTTCCAGTTCATCCACGCACTGTTAAATACCTAAATAAGTATGGATTATATAATAAATTAAAAAATGCAAATAATATTATGCTTATTGAACCTGTAAGTTATTTAGAAATGTTAATTTTAACAAAAAACGCTTATAAAATAATTACGGATTCTGGTGGTCTTCAAAAAGAGGCTTATTTTGCTAAAATTCCATGTATTACCTTAGATGACTCAACTGGATGGCCTGAAACTATTCAAGAAGGTCAAAATATTTTGGTTGCCCAAAAAAATGAAACTATTAATTACAAATATGTTGTCGATATTACAGAATCTTTTAAGTCTAAAAGCATGCACAAAAACACTTTCGGTGATGGGAAATCAAAAGACAAAATTGTAGGATTAGTAAATAATTTATTATAATTGTGATTCAATGGAAATTGATAGCTTTAAATTTGGTAAAGATATTCTTTGGATATCTATATTTCAAATTTTTTATGCATTTTCAGGTCTTATAACTTTACCAGTATTAACAAAAAATTATGGTGCTGAACTATACGGCTTGTGGGCCATAATACTGGCTACCGTGGGGTTATTTACACCTATTTTAACTCTTCACCTTGGAACTGCATTAATACGATATTTTTCTAATGATCATGATAAAAATAGCATAAGTCAAGCGTTTTCAAATATACTGTTCACCATAATAATAATTATGGTGAGTGTATTAATTCTAGCAATTTATTATAAATATTCAATCTCTAATTTCATTTTCGACAGCTCAATTTATAGTAATTATGTTCCAATAACGTTCTTATGGGCTGGTTCAACAGCTATTTTCAGTTATTTAATTTCTTATTTAAGATCTCAAGAAAAAGTAAAAGAAATATCAATTATCCAGTTGTTATGGTCATTCTTTAAAATACTTATGATAATTTTTATTTCAATTCTTGATTTCTCATTTTATTCACTAATTCTCTCCCAGATTGTTGTAGATATCCTATTTTCAATATTAGTTTTGCTATATATTAAAAAAGAGATAAAAATCATCATTCCTAACTTCAAAAAAATGAAACAATACTTGAAATTTAGTATACCTCAAATACCGACAGGAATTTTATTATGGTTAATTAATTCAATTGACAGATATTTCATATCCTTTTTTTTGGGATTAACTGAAACCGGCATATACTCTGCATCTTATAGCTTGGGAAGTATGATATCTTTATTTTATGCACCAATAAGTTTTGTAATTTTTCCAGTAATTTCTAAATTTTGGGAACAAAACGATAAGAATAATGTTAAAAAATACTTAGAAAATTCATTAAACATGTTTTTATTTCTTAGTATACCTGCATCAGTTGGATTGTTTGTATTATCTAAACAAGTATTAAATCTTTTGACAACAGCTGAATTTATTGCGGATAGCAGTTTAATACTAATGATTTGTTTAGGAACTATTTTCTTAGGCATATATGAAATTAATTTTTATATAATACTTTTAGACGAAAAAACTCAATGGATGCCATTTATTATTCTTTCAAGTGCTCTGATTAACATAGTGCTAAATTTCATATTAATACCATACATTGGAATTATTGGAGCTGCCCTCTCAACAGTAGTTTCCTACTTACTTTTGGCTTTAATTGTCACCGTATGGTCTTGGAAAAAAATAAACAATAAACCAGATTTTAAATTCATATCAAAAGTTATAATTTCAAGCATAATTATGGGAATTTTCATTAGTATGTTCGTAAATGAAAGTATATTGAGAATAACTTTACTAATTTTAAGCGGTGCTGCCATTTATTTCATGTCAATAATATTACTCAGAACTTTTTCATATAAAGAAATGAAAACTTTCATTAAAATTTTGAAAAAATTAATTACACAAATTACTAGTATTAAATAAGCTTCCTAATCAATATACTCAGATGCGATAATTATGAAAGTTTTAATTATAACATATTATTTTTTCCAAAACGAAGCGATAGGATCGTTTAGACTAAGAGGTTTAAATAAATATTTAAAAGATTATGGATGGGAACCCACTATATTAACCATTAAGACAAATGAGAGTGAAGAAGTTGATTGTAATGTTATAAAAACAGAATTTGCAGATCCAATAAAAACTGTCAAAAAAAAATATAAATTAAATGATAACATACTATCCAAGTTATTTCTTCGGGTATGGTTAGAAATCAACGCATATCCAGATGTGCAGAAAAAATGGATAAAAACTGC
This DNA window, taken from Methanobacterium formicicum, encodes the following:
- a CDS encoding flippase, with product MEIDSFKFGKDILWISIFQIFYAFSGLITLPVLTKNYGAELYGLWAIILATVGLFTPILTLHLGTALIRYFSNDHDKNSISQAFSNILFTIIIIMVSVLILAIYYKYSISNFIFDSSIYSNYVPITFLWAGSTAIFSYLISYLRSQEKVKEISIIQLLWSFFKILMIIFISILDFSFYSLILSQIVVDILFSILVLLYIKKEIKIIIPNFKKMKQYLKFSIPQIPTGILLWLINSIDRYFISFFLGLTETGIYSASYSLGSMISLFYAPISFVIFPVISKFWEQNDKNNVKKYLENSLNMFLFLSIPASVGLFVLSKQVLNLLTTAEFIADSSLILMICLGTIFLGIYEINFYIILLDEKTQWMPFIILSSALINIVLNFILIPYIGIIGAALSTVVSYLLLALIVTVWSWKKINNKPDFKFISKVIISSIIMGIFISMFVNESILRITLLILSGAAIYFMSIILLRTFSYKEMKTFIKILKKLITQITSIK
- a CDS encoding Gfo/Idh/MocA family oxidoreductase, translated to MKNIAIIGSGYWGKNLVRNFFELDALKTICDLDEVTLKEFQDKYSGIHVTTSFQEVLDDEKIKGVVIATPAILHYKMAKKALECGKDVFVEKPLSLDLSDAKDLIEISEKKGNILMVGHILHYHPAVVKLKELVQKGYLGKIQYIYSNRLNLGKFRTEENILWSFAPHDVSVILMLLNEMPKHISSHAGTYLNKDVADVTLTTMEFSSGVKSHIFVSWLHPYKEQRLVVVGSERMAVFNDMVDDKLLIYPHEIEWVDRVPVPVLKDPEPVPIGSEEPLKEECKHFLNCIKTREKPKTDGKEGYNVLQVLQSSQKSLENNAENVSLDTKDYFVHESSFIDDSCEIGHGTKIWHFSHVLTGSKTGKNCNIGQNVMIGPDVTIGNNVKVQNNVSIYKGVEIEDDVFLGPSMVFSNVINPRSFISRKDEFKETIVKKGATIGANATIVCGNNIGKYALVGAGAVVTTAVPDYAIMVGNPAKISNWICECGLKLKFEDDNIAECSCQKKYRKEDNKVVKL
- a CDS encoding DegT/DnrJ/EryC1/StrS family aminotransferase, with protein sequence MNIPFLDLKRQYLPIKEEIDEAIQRVVDSQNFILGSEVKNFEENLAKYCGAEHAIGVASGTDALLISLKAHGVSGDVITSPFTFFATAGAINNAGANPQFADINPESFNLDPEDLERKIKENEKITAIIPVHLYGQPADMEPIMEIAEDHDLIIIEDAAQSIGAQYHGKKIGSMNTTCFSFFPAKNLGCYGDGGIITTNDDELADKIRTLRVHGSKPKYYHHIIGYNSRLDSIQAAILSVKLKYIDKWNDMRISNAKFYNKYLKDVDGLKVPEVNSQNKHVFNQYTLRVSNGLRDDLQKFLAKKDISNAIYYPLSLHLQPCFSHLGYGKGSFPNSELASKEVFSIPVYPEISNNELEYVISQTLEFFKEGI
- the wecB gene encoding non-hydrolyzing UDP-N-acetylglucosamine 2-epimerase; this translates as MKIITVLGARPQFIKAALLSKELRKKNEEILIHTGQHYDKEMSDVFFEEMDIPKPDYNLGIGSDTHAIQTAKIMIALEKLFVSEKPNLVLVYGDTNSTLAAALTASKLKLPLAHVEAGPRMFDKTVPEEINRVITDHISTLLFAPTTISMDNLHKEGLNEGVYRTGDVMLDNFLYFSKIAEKRLNIMENLNLSKNDYILSTVHRARNTDDADNLKNICKAFLELSKEYKIVFPVHPRTVKYLNKYGLYNKLKNANNIMLIEPVSYLEMLILTKNAYKIITDSGGLQKEAYFAKIPCITLDDSTGWPETIQEGQNILVAQKNETINYKYVVDITESFKSKSMHKNTFGDGKSKDKIVGLVNNLL
- a CDS encoding nucleotide sugar dehydrogenase, with translation MNWTEDLKRKINDRSVVVGIIGLGYVGLPLAVAFSRKYEVVGFDKNEDKIKLLEENKSYIEDIQDSEINLEKLHPTTSYEELTRCDFIIITVPTPLRADKSPDLSYIEMAGKSIGEMLKRGQFIILKSTTFPGTTEEYLIPILEEKSGLKSIKDFGVAYSPERVDPGNKKYKIENTPNVVGGLTPEFTEICAMLYEDITEKIVKVQDCKTAEAVKMIENIFRNVNIALVNELALIFDKMDIDIWEAIDAAKTKPYGFMPFYPGPGVGGHCIPLDPYYLSYRAKQFGIIPRFIETAGEINDFMPIHTVNLAKRGLKRMGKPIRGSKILILGLAYKGNISDTRESPAANVIEELKERGAELKVHDPYAKCIKTRFGHFYSEDLKESIKWAECAIIVTNHQDYIKLKYLEDKYDQGNILIIDSRNIFQQNREMNLENFYNL